The following are encoded in a window of Esox lucius isolate fEsoLuc1 chromosome 14, fEsoLuc1.pri, whole genome shotgun sequence genomic DNA:
- the sptan1 gene encoding spectrin alpha chain, non-erythrocytic 1 isoform X11 — translation MDTSSPQRMDTSGVKVLESADDIQERRQQVLDRYRRFKELSGMRRQKLEDSYRFQFFRRDADELEKWIQEKLQIASDENYKDPTNLQGKLQKHQAFEAEVQANAGAIVKLDETGNLMISEGHFASETIRTRLEELHRLWDLLLQKTKEKGVRLLQAQKLVQYLRECEDALDWISDKEAIATSEELGQDLEHVEVLQKKFEEFQTDLAAHEERVNEVNQLAGRLSQESHPEAELIVRKQEEVNAAWQRLKGLAQQRQGKLFGAAEVQRFNRDVDETISWIKEKEQLMASDDFGRDLASVQALLRKHEGLERDLAALEDKVNTLGEEAERLQQTHPQNASQIHLKRDELITNWEQIRTLAAERHARLNDSYRLQRYTADFRDLTSWVTEMKALINADELANDVAGAEALLDRHQEHKGEIDAHEDSFKATDEAGQALLNTGHYASEEVKEKLGILSEEKESLLELWEVRRQQYEQCMDLQLFYRDTEQVDNWMSKQEAFLLNEDLGDSLDSVEALLKKHEDFEKSLSAQEEKITALDEFATKLIQNNHYAKEDVATRRDALLSRRNALHERAQSRRLALEDSFHLQQFFRDSDELKSWINEKMKTATDEAYKDPSNLQGKVQKHQAFEAELSANQSRIDALQKSGQELLDGKHYAADEVSVRMDEVSSQWKKLLEATELKGVKLREANQQQQFNRNVEDIELWLYEVEGHLSSDDYGKDLTSVQNLQKKHALLEADVAAHQDRIDGITIQARQFHEGGHFDADNIKRKQEALVGRYDALREPMAARKQKLSDSLRLQQLFRDVEDEETWIREKEPIAASTNRGKDLIGVQNLLKKHQALQAEIAGHEPRIKAVTQKGEAMVEEGHFAGEEVKVKLGELNGRWDTLKGKAGQRRQDLEDSLQAQQYFADANEAESWMREKEPIVSSPDYGKDEDSAEALLKKHEALMSDLSAYGSSIKALKEQAQTCRQQVAPTDDETGKELVLALYDYQEKSPREVTMKKGDILTLLNSTNKDWWKVEVNDRQGFVPAAYVKKLDPTQSSSRENLLDEQGSIGLRQDQIETQYGTLLELGEKRKDMLEKSCKKFMLFREANELQQWINEKEGALTNEEVGSDLEQVEVLQKKFDDFQKDLKANESRLRDINKVASELESEGLMAEEAPMIQAQEQVMLGSAHGKDEADAKNASPWKNVRLAVQTTANFNTIKDLNNRWRSLQQLAEERSNMLGSAHEVQRFHRDADETKEWIEEKNQALNTDNYGHDLASVQALQRKHEGFERDLAALGDKVNSLGETAERLIQSHPEAVDDIQEKCTELNTAWSSLVGRADQRKEKLGNSHDLQRFLSDFRDLMSWINGIRGLVSSEELAKDVTGAEALLERHQEHRTEIDARAGTFQAFEQFGQQLLARGHYASPEIQQKLEALDRERADLEKAWVQRRMMLDQCLELQLFNRDCEQAENWMAAREAFLASDDKGDSLDSVEALIKKHEDFDKAINVQEEKIAALQSFADQLIGADHYAKPEIHNRCSEVLDRWRHLKAQMIEKRSKLGESQTLQQFSRDVDEIEAWISEKLQTATDESYKDPTNIQLSKLLSKHQKHQAFEAELHANSDRIRGVIDTGNALIQRGACAGSEDAVQSRLGALDEQWQFLVNKSAEKSQKLKEANKQQNFNTGIKDFDFWLSEVEALLASEDYGKDLASVNNLLKKHQLLEADISAHEDRLKDLNGQADSLTASTAFDPTQVKDKRDAVNGRFAKIKSMAAGRRAKLNESHRLHQFFRDLDDEESWIKEKKLLVSSEDYGRDLTGVQNLRKKHKRLEAELAAHEPAIQSVQETGKKLSDDNTIGQEEIEQRLGQFEEHWAELKNLATARGQRLEESLEYQQFVANVEEEEAWINEKLNLVGSEDYGDTLAAVQGLLKKHEAFETDFTVHRDRVNDVCSNGDELIKKNNHHVDSISAKMASLRGKVTELERAAAMRKAKLDENSAFLQFNWKADVVESWIGEKENSLKTDDYGRDLSSVQTLLTKQETFDAGLQAFQQEGITNITALKDQLLAAKHVQSKAIEARHAALMKRWNQLLNNSQARKKKLLEAQEHFRKVEDLFLTFAKKASAFNSWFENAEEDLTDPVRCNSLEEIRALRDAHEAFRSSLSSAQADFNQLAELDRQIKSYQVVSNPYTWFTMEALEETWRNLQKIIKERELELQKEQRRQEENDKLRQEFAQHANAFHQWLQETRTYLLDGSCMVEESGTLESQLEATKRKHQEIRAMRSQLKKIEDLGAAMEEALILDNKYTEHSTVGLAQQWDQLDQLGMRMQHNLEQQIQARNTTGVTEDALKEFSMMFKHFDKEKSGRLNHQEFKSCLRSLGYDLPMVEEGEPDPEFESILDTVDPNRDGNVSLQEYMAFMISRETENVKSSEEIESAFRALSVDAKPYVTKEELYQNLSKEQADYCISHMKPYLDSKGREMPSAFDFVEFTRSLFVN, via the exons ATGGACACCTCGTCTCCTCAG AGAATGGATACCAGTGGGGTTAAAGTTCTGGAGTCTGCCGATGACATCCAGGAGCGCCGGCAGCAGGTACTGGATCGCTACCGGCGCTTCAAGGAGCTGTCTGGCATGCGCCGGCAGAAGCTGGAGGACTCATACCGCTTTCAGTTCTTCCGCCGCGATGCCGACGAGCTGGAGAAGTGGATTCAGGAGAAGCTGCAGATAGCCTCTGATGAGAACTATAAGGACCCCACTAACCTCCAG ggtAAGCTCCAGAAACACCAGGCCTTTGAGGCCGAGGTGCAAGCCAATGCCGGAGCCATTGTAAAGCTGGATGAGACTGGCAACCTTATGATCTCTGAGGGCCACTTTGCCTCCGAAACCATCCGC ACTCGTCTGGAGGAACTGCACCGTCTTTGGGACCTGCTGCTCCAGAAGACCAAGGAGAAGGGCGTACGTCTGCTGCAGGCCCAGAAGCTGGTGCAGTACCTGCGCGAGTGCGAGGATGCCCTGGACTGGATCAGTGACAAG GAGGCCATCGCCACCTCTGAGGAGCTGGGCCAGGACCTGGAGCATGTCGAGGTGCTCCAGAAGAAGTTTGAGGAGTTTCAGACAGACCTGGCTGCCCACGAGGAGCGTGTTAATGAGGTGAACCAGCTGGCGGGCAGGCTGAGCCAGGAGTCCCACCCAGAGGCGGAGCTCATCGTCCGCAAGCAGGAGGAGGTGAACGCCGCCTGGCAGAGGCTTAAGGGCCTGGCCCAGCAGAGGCAGGGCAAGCTGTTTGGGGCAGCCGAGGTGCAGCGCTTCAACAG GGATGTGGACGAGACGATTAGCTGGATCAAGGAGAAGGAGCAGCTCATGGCGTCCGATGACTTTGGCCGGGACCTGGCCAGCGTTCAGGCCCTGCTGCGCAAGCATGAGGGGCTGGAGAGAGACCTGGCTGCCCTGGAAGATAAGGTCAACACCCTGGGTGAAGAGGCTGAGCGCCTGCAGCAGACCCACCCCCAGAATGCCTCCCAGATCCACCTGAAGAGGGACGAGCTCATTACCAACTGGGAGCAGATCCGGACACTGGCTGCCGAGCGCCACGCCCGGCTAAACGACTCCTACAG GCTACAGCGTTATACCGCAGACTTCCGCGATCTGACCAGCTGGGTAACCGAGATGAAAGCCTTGATCAATGCCGACGAGCTGGCCAACGATGTAGCCGGTGCTGAGGCTCTCCTGGACCGGCACCAGGAACACAAG GGTGAGATTGACGCACACGAGGATAGCTTCAAAGCCACGGACGAGGCCGGCCAGGCCCTGCTCAACACTGGACACTACGCCTCAGAGGAGGTCAAGGAGAAG CTGGGCATCCTGAGCGAGGAGAAGGAGTCTTTGCTGGAGCTGTGGGAGGTGCGCAGGCAGCAGTATGAACAGTGCATGGACCTTCAGCTCTTCTACAGGGACACGGAGCAGGTCGACAACTGGATGAGCAAGCAGGAG GCTTTCCTTCTGAACGAGGATCTTGGTGACTCACTGGATAGCGTGGAGGCGCTGCTGAAGAAACATGAGGACTTTGAGAAGTCCCTCAGCGCCCAGGAGGAGAAGATCACC GCCCTGGATGAGTTTGCCACCAAACTGATCCAGAACAACCACTATGCCAAGGAGGACGTTGCCACTCGTAGAGATGCT CTGCTGAGTCGCCGTAACGCCCTACACGAGCGCGCCCAGTCTCGTCGCCTCGCCTTGGAAGACTCCTTCCACCTGCAGCAGTTCTTCCGCGACTCAGATGAGCTCAAGAGCTGGATCAACGAGAAGATGAAGACGGCCACGGACGAGGCTTACAAG GACCCATCCAACCTGCAAGGCAAGGTCCAGAAGCACCAGGCTTTCGAGGCAGAGCTGTCAGCCAACCAGAGCCGCATCGATGCGCTGCAGAAATCTGGCCAGGAGCTCCTGGATGGAAAGCACTACGCCGCCGATGAGGTCTCAGTCCGCATGGATGAGGTCAGCTCCCAGTGGAAGAAGCTGTTAGAGGCCACTGAGCTCAAAG GCGTCAAGCTGCGTGAGGCCAACCAGCAGCAGCAGTTCAACAGGAACGTGGAGGATATTGAATTGTGGCTCTACGAGGTGGAGGGCCACCTGTCATCCGACGACTATGGCAAGGACCTCACCAGCGTCCAGAACCTGCAGAAGAAACACGCCCTGCTGGAGGCCGATGTGGCTGCACACCAG GACCGCATTGACGGCATCACCATCCAGGCACGTCAGTTCCATGAGGGAGGCCACTTTGACGCAGACAACATCAAGCGCAAGCAGGAGGCACTGGTGGGACGCTACGACGCCCTCCGCGAACCCATGGCTGCCCGCAAGCAGAAGCTGTCCGACTCCCTCAGGTTGCAGCAGCTCTTCAGAGACGTGGAGGACGAGGAGACCTGGATCCGGGAGAAGGAGCCCATCGCGGCCTCGACCAACCGGGGCAAAGACTTGATCGGGGTACAGAACCTGCTGAAGAAGCACCAAGCCCTGCAGGCGGAGATTGCTGGCCATGAGCCCCGCATCAAGGCCGTCACTCAGAAAGGAGAGGCTATGGTGGAGGAAG GTCACTTTGCCGGGGAGGAGGTGAAGGTGAAGCTGGGGGAGCTGAACGGCCGATGGGACACCCTGAAGGGCAAGGCAGGCCAGCGCAGACAGGACCTGGAGGACTCGCTGCAGGCCCAGCAGTACTTTGCCGACGCCAACGAGGCTGAGTCCTGGATGAGGGAGAAGGAGCCCATCGTGAGCAGCCCTGACTACGGCAAGGACGAGGACTCTGCTGAG GCCCTGCTGAAGAAGCACGAGGCCCTGATGTCTGACCTGAGCGCCTATGGAAGCAGCATAAAGGCTCTGAAAGAGCAGGCCCAAACCTGCAGG CAACAAGTGGCTCCCACTGACGATGAAACGGGCAAGGAGTTGGTCCTGGCTCTCTACGACTACCAGGAGAAGAGCCCCCGGGAGGTCACCATGAAGAAGGGAGACATCCTCACCCTGCTCAACAGCACCAACAAG GACTGGTGGAAGGTGGAGGTCAACGACCGCCAGGGCTTCGTGCCAGCTGCCTACGTCAAGAAACTGGACCCTACCCAGTCCTCCTCTAGGGAGAATCTGCTGGATGAGCAGGGCAGCATCGGCCTCCGCCAGGACCAAATCGAGACCCA GTACGGTACTCTCCTGGAGCTGGGCGAGAAGCGCAAGGACATGCTCGAGAAGAGCTGCAAGAAGTTCATGTTGTTCCGCGAGGCCAACGAGCTGCAGCAGTGGATCAACGAGAAGGAGGGCGCTCTCACCAACGAGGAGGTGGGCTCCGACCTGGAGCAGGTGGAGGTGCTGCAGAAGAAGTTTGACGACTTCCAGAAG GACCTGAAGGCTAACGAGTCCCGTCTGAGGGACATCAACAAAGTGGCGTCGGAGCTGGAGTCTGAGGGCCTGATGGCAGAGGAGGCGCCCATGATCCAGGCTCAG GAACAAGTGATGCTGGGTTCTGCTCATGGCAAG GATGAGGCAGATGCCAAGAATGCTTCACCATGGAAG AATGTACGATTGGCTGTTCAAACGACGGCTAACTTTAATACCATCAAG GATCTGAACAACCGCTGGAGGTCCCTGCAGCAGCTGGCCGAGGAGAGGAGTAACATGCTAGGGAGTGCCCACGAGGTGCAGAGGTTCCACAG GGATGCAGATGAGACCAAAGAGTGGATTGAGGAGAAGAACCAGGCCCTGAACACAGACAACTATGGACACGACCTGGCTAGTGTTCAGGCACTGCAGCGCAAACACGAGGGCTTCGAGAGAGACCTGGCTGCCCTGGGAGATAAG GTGAACTCTCTGGGCGAGACGGCGGAGCGTCTGATCCAGTCCCACCCAGAGGCAGTGGACGACATCCAGGAGAAATGCACGGAACTCAACACGGCCTGGAGCAGCCTGGTGGGGCGTGCTGATCAGCGCAAGGAGAAGCTGGGCAACTCCCATGACCTGCAGCGCTTCCTGTCTGACTTCAGGGACCTGATGTCCTGGATCAACGGCATCCGAGGCCTGGTCTCCTCTGAGGAGTTGGCCAAGGACGTGACCGGAGCCGAAGCCCTGCTGGAGAGACACCAG GAGCACCGTACTGAGATTGATGCCCGTGCGGGCACCTTCCAAGCCTTTGAGCAGTTTGGCCAGCAGCTGTTGGCACGCGGCCACTATGCCAGCCCTGAGATCCAGCAGAAGCTGGAGGCCCTGGACCGGGAGAGGGCTGACCTAGAGAAGGCCTGGGTGCAGCGACGCATGATGCTCGACCAATGCCTGGAGCTCCAG CTGTTCAACCGAGACTGTGAGCAGGCAGAGAACTGGATGGCAGCGCGCGAGGCCTTCCTGGCCAGCGACGATAAGGGAGACTCCTTGGACAGCGTGGAGGCTCTCATCAAGAAGCATGAAGACTTTGACAAGGCCATCAATGTTCAAGAGGAGAAAATTGCTGCTCTGCAGTCCTTTGCCGACCAGCTGATTGGCGCTGACCACTATGCCAAACCTGAGATCCACAACCGTTGCAGTGAAGTCCTGGACAG GTGGCGCCACCTGAAGGCCCAGATGATTGAGAAGCGCTCCAAGCTGGGGGAGTCTCAGACCCTTCAGCAGTTCAGCCGTGACGTGGACGAGATTGAGGCCTGGATCAGCGAGAAGCTTCAGACGGCCACGGACGAGTCCTACAAAGACCCCACCAACATCCAG CTGTCCAAGTTGCTG AGTAAGCACCAGAAGCACCAGGCCTTCGAGGCGGAGCTGCACGCCAACTCGGACCGCATCCGGGGAGTCATCGACACCGGCAACGCCCTCATCCAGAGGGGGGCTTGCGCCGGCAGTGAGGATGCAGTTCAG TCTCGTCTTGGTGCCCTGGATGAGCAATGGCAGTTCCTGGTGAACAAGTCTGCGGAGAAGAGCCAGAAGCTGAAAGAGGCCAACAAGCAGCAGAATTTCAATACAGGCATCAAGGACTTTGACTTCTGGCTCTCTGAG GTTGAGGCCCTCCTCGCGTCTGAGGATTATGGCAAAGACCTGGCCTCTGTCAACAATCTTCTGAAGAAACACCAACTCCTGGAAGCTGACATCTCTGCTCATGAG GATCGTCTGAAGGACCTGAATGGCCAGGCTGACAGCCTTACAGCCAGTACGGCCTTCGACCCCACCCAGGTCAAGGACAAGCGCGATGCTGTCAATGGACGCTTCGCCAAGATCAAGAGCATGGCTGCCGGGCGCCGTGCGAAGCTCAATGAGTCCCACCGCCTGCACCAGTTCTTCAGGGACTTGGACGATGAGGAGTCTTGGATTAA AGAAAAGAAATTGCTAGTAAGTTCGGAGGACTACGGACGTGATTTGACAGGAGTGCAGAATCTGAGGAAGAAACATAAGAGGCTGGAGGCTGAGTTGGCGGCCCACGAGCCTGCCATCCAGTCTGTGCAGGAGACCGGGAAGAAACTGTCTGATGACAACACCATCGGCCAGGAGGAGATCGAGCAGAGGCTGGGCCAGTTTGAGGAGCACTGGGCGGAGCTGAAAAACCTGGCCACAGCCAG GGGGCAGAGGTTGGAGGAGTCGCTGGAGTACCAGCAGTTTGTCGCGAACGTTGAAGAGGAAGAAGCCTGGATTAACGAGAAGCTGAACCTGGTGGGAAGCGAAGACTACGGAGACACCCTGGCCGCTGTGCAGGGCCTGTTGAAGAAGCACGAGGCGTTCGAGACCGACTTCACCGTGCACAGGGACCGAGTGAATGACGTCTGTTCCAATGGAGATGAGCTCATCAAGAAG AACAACCACCACGTGGACAGCATCTCAGCCAAGATGGCCTCCTTGCGGGGCAAAGTGACTGAATTGGAGAGGGCCGCGGCCATGAGGAAGGCCAAGCTGGATGAGAACTCTGCCTTCCTGCAGTTCAACTGGAAGGCTGATGTGGTGGAGTCCTGGATCG GTGAGAAGGAGAACAGCCTGAAGACTGATGACTACGGAAGAGATCTCTCCTCCGTGCAGACGCTACTCACTAAGCAG GAGACCTTTGATGCTGGTCTGCAGGCCTTCCAGCAGGAGGGAATCACCAACATCACAGCCCTGAAGGATCAGCTCCTGGCAGCCAAGCATGTCCAGTCCAAAGCCATCGAGGCGCGCCACGCTGCCCTCATGAAGCGCTGGAACCAGCTGCTCAACAACTCACAGGCCCGGAAGAAGAAGCTGCTGGAGGCCCAGGAGCACTTCAGGAAG GTGGAAGACCTGTTCCTCACCTTTGCCAAGAAGGCGTCAGCCTTCAACAGCTGGTTTGAGAACGCCGAGGAGGACCTCACCGACCCGGTGCGCTGCAACTCACTGGAGGAGATCCGGGCGCTGCGTGACGCCCATGAGGCTTTCCGCTCCTCTCTGAGCTCGGCACAGGCTGACTTCAACCAGCTGGCCGAGTTGGACCGGCAGATCAAGAGCTACCAGGTGGTGTCCAACCCCTACACCTGGTTCACCATGGAGGCCCTGGAGGAGACGTGGAGGAACCTGCAGAAGATTATCAAG GAACGAGAGCTGGAGCTACAGAAGGAGCAGAGGAGGCAGGAGGAGAATGACAAGCTGCGGCAGGAGTTTGCACAGCACGCCAACGCGTTCCACCAGTGGCTGCAGGAGACCAG GACATATCTTCTGGATGG GTCCTGCATGGTAGAAGAGTCCGGAACGCTGGAATCACAACTCGAGGCGACCAAG CGTAAGCACCAGGAGATCCGGGCAATGCGCAGTCAGCTGAAGAAGATTGAGGACCTGGGCGCGGCCATGGAGGAGGCCCTGATCCTGGACAACAAGTACACGGAGCACAGCACGGTGGGCCTTGCCCAGCAGTGGGACCAGCTGGATCAGCTGGGCATGAGAATGCAGCACAACCTTGAGCAGCAGATCCAGGCCAG AAATACCACCGGTGTGACGGAGGATGCCCTGAAGGAGTTCAGCATGATGTTCAA GCACTTTGACAAAGAGAAGTCAGGCCGTCTGAACCACCAGGAGTTCAAGTCTTGTCTGCGCTCGCTGGGTTATGACCTACccatggtggaggagggagaaccAGACCCAGAGTTTGAGTCCATCCTTGACACCGTCGACCCCAACAG GGATGGCAACGTGTCCTTGCAGGAGTACATGGCGTTCATGATCAGCCGCGAGACAGAGAACGTCAAGTCTAGTGAGGAGATTGAGAGCGCCTTCCGAGCTCTCAGCGTGGACGCCAAGCCCTACGTCACCAAGGAGGAGCTCTACCAG AATCTGTCCAAGGAACAGGCAGACTACTGCATTTCACACATGAAGCCCTACCTAGACAGCAAGGGCCGAGAAATGCCCTCGGCCTTCGACTTCGTCGAATTCACCCGCTCGCTTTTCGTCAACTGA